From Jiangella mangrovi:
CGCAGCGCCTCCATGACGTACGTGACGGGGTTGAGCGTCGCCGCGATCTCCATGGGCCGGGTGAGGAGGTCGCGCGGCACGAAGTTGGGGGTCAGGAACAGCAGCGGGAAGAAGATCAGCCCGCCGGAGTTCGTAGCCGCCGCACTGCGCGTCTTCAGGGCGATGAGCTGCATGAACCCGGCGAAGACGATGCCCCACAACGACGTCAGCACCAGCAGCAGCACCAGCCCCACGGGCCCGCTGGCGATGGTGACGCCGAACGGCAGCGCGATGATGATCAGCGCGATGGTCAGCACCGCCGTCTTCAGGCCCTCGGCGAGCAGCCGGCCGAGCACGAGCGCGCTGCGCGAGACCGGTGCCGCCCGCAGTTTGTCGAAGTAGCCGCCCTCGATGTCCTCGACCAGATACAGCGCGGCCGAGCCGAAGGACGCCGCGAGCAGCAGCGAGCTGGGCAGCTGGAACGCGGCGTAGGTCTGCCCGTACAGGAACGGCGTGGAGTCGGACGGGAAGATCTCTCCGGCCTGGCCGAAGTTGACGACCAGGAAGAACACCGGGATGAACAGCGTCGGAGCGAGCGCCTCGGGCGTGCGCAGCGACTCGCGGATGGCGCGCCGGCCGAGCAGGTCGGCCTGGACCAGGCCGCTCGTCTTGTTTCTCCCTGGCGCCTGGCTGCGGGCCGCAGTCACGCCCCCACCTCCTGGACCTCGCCGGCCGCGCGTTCGCGGGTCCGACCGGTGGCGTCGAGGAAGACCTCGTCCAGCGTCGGGTCGGGCGCGTCGCCGGGCAGCCGGAGCCGTTCGCGCAGCTCCTTCTTCAGCGACGACGGCGTGCCCGCCCGGACGATGCGGCCGCCGTCGATGATGGCCAGCCGGTCGCAGAGCTGGTCGGCCTCTTCGAGGTACTGCGTGGTCAGGAAGACCGTGGTGCCGCGCTGGTTGATGCGGCGCACCTCGTCCCAGACGCCCAGCCGGCTGGCGGGGTCGAGACCGGTGGTCGGCTCGTCGAGGAACAGCACCTCGGGCCTGTGGACCAGCGCCGACGCGAGGTCGAGGCGGCGCTTCATGCCGCCGGAGTACCCCTTGATGCGCCGGTCGGCGGACTCGGTGAGCTCCACCAGCTCGAGCAGCTCCTCGGCCCGCTGCGCCGCCTCGGCCGTGCTGCTGCCGAACAGCCGCGCCTGCAGCACGATCAGCTCGCGCCCGGTCTGGCGCGGGTCGAGCCCGGCCTCCTGCAGCGCGACGCCGATGCGGCGGCGGACGGCGTCGGGGTCGGCGGTGACGTCGATGCCGGCGACGCGGGCCGTGCCCGACGTGATGGACAGCAGCGTCGTCAGCATGCGGACGGTGGTGGACTTGCCGGCGCCGTTGGGGCCCAGGAAGCCGAACACCTCGCCCGCGGTGACGCTGAGGTCCACCCCGCGGACCGCGTCGACGGTGCCGGTGCGTCCTCGGTACTGCTTCACCAGGCCCTCGGCCTCGATAGCGAGAGCGTTCATCGTCCCTCCCAGTGGTCTGTGCCACAGGGGGCGCACGGTGCGTCCCCACCGAGACGTCGAACCGTAGTGGCCGATACCGACAAGGTCGGGCGAGGAAGTTTCGTCAGCGGACGACGACGGTGACCCGCTGCGCGTGGTTGTTGGCCATCCCCTGGCGGTTCCAGGCCTGGCCGACCGGCTGTTCGTTCCCGGACGTGTCGC
This genomic window contains:
- a CDS encoding ABC transporter ATP-binding protein, with the translated sequence MNALAIEAEGLVKQYRGRTGTVDAVRGVDLSVTAGEVFGFLGPNGAGKSTTVRMLTTLLSITSGTARVAGIDVTADPDAVRRRIGVALQEAGLDPRQTGRELIVLQARLFGSSTAEAAQRAEELLELVELTESADRRIKGYSGGMKRRLDLASALVHRPEVLFLDEPTTGLDPASRLGVWDEVRRINQRGTTVFLTTQYLEEADQLCDRLAIIDGGRIVRAGTPSSLKKELRERLRLPGDAPDPTLDEVFLDATGRTRERAAGEVQEVGA
- a CDS encoding ABC transporter permease, whose product is MTAARSQAPGRNKTSGLVQADLLGRRAIRESLRTPEALAPTLFIPVFFLVVNFGQAGEIFPSDSTPFLYGQTYAAFQLPSSLLLAASFGSAALYLVEDIEGGYFDKLRAAPVSRSALVLGRLLAEGLKTAVLTIALIIIALPFGVTIASGPVGLVLLLVLTSLWGIVFAGFMQLIALKTRSAAATNSGGLIFFPLLFLTPNFVPRDLLTRPMEIAATLNPVTYVMEALRSLILQDLQWDVLARGFGVVAAFGALMLFLNVRMVRRYD